Proteins encoded in a region of the Diadema setosum chromosome 7, eeDiaSeto1, whole genome shotgun sequence genome:
- the LOC140230833 gene encoding pregnancy zone protein-like — translation MYAQPLYSPSNQYLSLELLTSDSQAGKPVVFRAHSTSELSGNLHIMAVSRGNIIHDLDATITPRKDTKKVVDISFVLLPAMTPELDLLAYTIFNETEMVADSIEIISKPTFENKVGIAFKDGQRSENRPGENTSLEMFATPGSLCAISVVDRSVHLLAGNNQLQSSSVEGFVNRFQLSNGYDPNRPCQNQSPDKNPGPFPIEEPLIARPVLLARRKKRQFNFFPIYSGLVPKYSDVTKELQQLGLVYLTNLEIETSPCHQPYFFRSAFASAAVAEDVQFARSAVAAGGADGSVIRTYFPETWLWSLHRISEESGTADLSVTVPDTITTWEGSGFCVSTRTGFGISEPFSLKATKPFFAEYILPYSVIRYEIVELKINVFYYHETETSKCLPIKVALVTTDKFNLTEGDSVQRACVCGNSEPAQVIYDIQPLTIGEIDIETTVEVIEGASGVCGQQPVNDDITFRDGLRKTLLVEAEGEEIQDTFSAYFCPSENDNCVYEHDLSVKVPRNYVADSGRVIIHLSGDLMSASLSNIDQLLRMPYGCGEQNMIGFVPNIFALQYLESSGQATPAHYIKGRRNMRKGYQSQLKYRLTIKGYLGSYSAFGNSDKKGSAWLTAYVVRSFAQASRFITVDKADLDISIAWLKTLQDRSGCFRTSGRVIHKEMQGGVNDGKSLTAFILVSFLEAGVDVQDSSIQGALRCVAGDISSITDTYAAALIAYGLSVANDSRTAVVLQLLESRAKNEGGVKWWESNRVTKPSNSYRHVARAAALNVEMTSYILLTYVNQYKSEAVARGAPLAKWLTSQQNARGGFYSSQDTVVAIHALATYATLIFGKGSSVAMSIHTNPGQIFQTLMTVTEENRLVQQRRDLADYPQAIKFRAVGGGCALLSVTMRYNIHPSPPETAPFALRYHVTGDGGPGSCTNVFTIHICVSYLGDDKESNMALVELKMISGFAPKAKAGGSPVKGISGETIKRIEEGENKQVIYYEKLTSKETCFDVDIYKAFKVTRTQPGLITVYDYYDTGLSEAQEYTLENCTTLESLAQPPLLEEAPSPAGVQLLPLNVN, via the exons atgtatgccCAGCCACTCTACTCCCCATCAAACCAGTACCTCAGTCTTGAGCTACTAACATCTGACTCCCAAGCAGGGAAACCGGTCGTGTTTAGAGCACACTCTACTTCTGAGTTAAGCGGGAATCTACACATTATG GCCGTCTCGCGTGGTAACATCATCCACGATCTCGATGCCACAATCACTCCGAGGAAAGACACCAAAAAGGTCGTCGACATCAGCTTCGTTCTTTTGCCTGCAATGACTCCTGAATTAGACCTTTTGGCCTACACCATTTTCAATGAGACTGAAATGGTTGCCGACAGCATTGAAATCATCAGCAAACCTACTTTTGAAAACAAG GTCGGCATTGCTTTCAAAGATGGCCAGAGATCTGAAAATCGACCTGGCGAGAACACCAGCTTGGAAATGTTTGCCACGCCCGGATCTCTGTGTGCTATAAGTGTTGTAGACAGGAGTGTTCACCTTCTGGCCGGAAACAACCAACTTCAGTCTAGCTCC GTTGAGGGGTTCGTGAACCGGTTTCAACTTAGCAACGGCTATGATCCTAATCGTCCTTGCCAAAATCAGTCTCCAGACAAAAATCCTGGTCCATTTCCCATCGAAGAGCCACTTATTGCTCGACCTGTCCTGCTGGCTAGACGGAAAAAGCGCCAGTTTAACTTCTTTCCCATTTATTCCGGTCTCGTGCCTAAGTACAGTGATGTCACAAAGGAACTCCAA caACTTGGTCTTGTGTATCTGACGAATCTGGAAATAGAAACCAGCCCATGCCATCAGCCATACT TCTTCAGATCTGCCTTTGCGTCAGCTGCAGTAGCTGAAGATGTACAGTTTGCTAGATCTGCCGTAGCTGCTGGCGGAGCTGACGGATCCGTGATCCGGACATATTTTCCCGAAACGTGGCTCTGGAGTCTCCATCGAATTAg CGAGGAGAGCGGAACCGCAGACCTGAGTGTAACGGTACCCGATACTATCACTACTTGGGAGGGCAGCGGCTTCTGTGTGTCTACACGAACTGGCTTTGGCATCTCCGAACCCTTTTCCCTCAAAGCTACAAAACCTTTCTTCGCCGAATACATCCTTCCTTACTCCGTCATCAGATATGAGATAGTTGAGCTGAAAATAAACGTCTTTTACTATCATGAAACCGAGACTTCGAAGTGCCTGCCT ATCAAAGTTGCCCTGGTCACCACGGATAAATTCAACTTAACAGAAGGAGACAGCGTCCAACGCGCATGCGTATGTGGAAATTCAGAGCCGGCGCAGGTGATCTACGATATCCAGCCCCTCACCATAGGAGAGATCGACATTGAAA CCACTGTAGAAGTAATTGAAGGAGCGAGTGGTGTCTGTGGACAGCAACCAGTAAATGATGACATTACATTCCGTGACGGATTGCGAAAGACACTGCTAGTTGAG GCGGAAGGGGAAGAGATACAGGACACATTCAGTGCATATTTCTGTCCAAGCG AGAATGACAACTGCGTCTATGAGCATGATCTGTCGGTGAAAGTACCACGGAATTATGTGGCGGACTCGGGACGTGTCATCATACACCTATCTG GGGACCTGATGAGTGCTAGTCTAAGCAACATTGACCAACTCCTTAGGATGCCGTATGGGTGTGGCGAGCAAAATATGATTGGTTTCGTCCCGAATATCTTCGCCTTGCAGTACCTCGAGTCCTCTGGCCAGGCCACACCTGCCCACTACATCAAGGGCAGGAGGAACATGAGG AAAGGTTATCAGTCTCAGTTGAAGTACAGGCTGACAATCAAAGGTTACCTCGGTTCCTACTCAGCGTTCGGCAACAGCGACAAGAAGGGGAGCGCTTGGTTGACAGCATACGTTGTGCGCTCGTTTGCTCAGGCCAGTAGGTTTATCACCGTCGACAAAGCGGACCTCGATATTAGCATCGCCTGGTTGAAAACTTTGCAGGATAGAAGCGGCTGTTTCCGGACATCCGGGCGTGTCATCCACAAGGAAATGCAG GGTGGTGTGAATGACGGGAAATCTCTGACTGCCTTTATTCTTGTTAGCTTCCTTGAGGCCGGTGTCGATGTACAG GACTCCTCGATCCAAGGTGCACTAAGATGTGTGGCTGGTGATATCTCGTCCATCACTGACACTTACGCTGCTGCTCTCATTGCCTATGGCCTGAGTGTGGCCAACGACTCGCGGACTGCTGTGGTTCTCCAATTGCTTGAGAGCAGGGCCAAGAACGAAG GAGGTGTGAAATGGTGGGAGAGTAACAGGGTGACGAAACCCTCTAACTCCTATCGACATGTCGCAAGGGCGGCTGCGCTAAACGTGGAGATGACATCCTACATACTGCTAACCTACGTCAATCAGTACAAGAGTGAGGCTGTGGCTCGAGGCGCTCCATTGGCCAAATGGCTGACAAGTCAACAAAACGCGAGAGGTGGATTTTACTCCAGTCAG GATACTGTGGTGGCCATTCATGCTCTTGCTACCTACGCAACGCTGATCTTTGGAAAGGGGTCTAGCGTTGCCATGTCTATCCATACCAACCCAGGTCAAATTTTCCAGACTTTGATGACGGTTACGGAAGAAAACCGGCTCGTACAACAGAGAAGAGATCTTGCTGACTACCCTCAGGCTATCAAGTTCAGGGCCGTAGGGGGAGGCTGTGCTCTTCTTTCG GTGACAATGCGGTATAACATTCACCCAAGTCCTCCAGAGACCGCTCCCTTTGCACTACGGTACCACGTCACAGGGGATGGTGGGCCGGGTTCGTGCACAAACGTTTTCACGATTCACATATGCGTCAG TTACCTTGGAGACGACAAGGAGTCCAACATGGCCCTGGTAGAGTTGAAGATGATATCTGGGTTTGCCCCAAAGGCCAAGGCTGGGGGTTCGCCCGTCAAAGGCATCAGTGGGGAGACCATCAAGAGGATCgaagaaggagaaaataaaCAGGTCATCTACTACGAGAAG